Proteins found in one Xenopus laevis strain J_2021 chromosome 1L, Xenopus_laevis_v10.1, whole genome shotgun sequence genomic segment:
- the LOC108697762 gene encoding protein FAM135A-like, producing the protein MCMSFVIGLWLEQLFDKSVSVSQMAFTDHKDPRQTFLYQLSQKTGLEHFKNVILVSALQDHIVPYHSTRIEMCKAALKGDEIGTVYTEMLRNTLEPILNNKNCNFVRYDVSFDMPKSFNSFIGRTGHCAFVSSWQFLENFFHNAGLKYFE; encoded by the exons atgtgCATGTCTTTTGTTATAGGCCTGTGGCTTGAGCAGCTGTTCGATAAATCTGTCTCCGTATCACAGATGGCATTCACAGATCACAAAGACCCAAGACAAACGTTCCTGTACCAACTTAGCCAGAAAACAG GCTTGGAGCACTTCAAGAATGTGATTCTAGTGAGCGCGTTACAAGATCACATTGTTCCCTATCACTCCACTCGTATTGAAATGTGCAAAGCTGCTCTGAAGGGAGATGAGATAG GAACTGTTTATACTGAGATGCTCCGAAACACCCTTGAGCCTATTCTAAACAACAAGAACTGTAACTTTGTGAGATACGACGTTAGTTTCGATATGCCCAAATCATTCAACTCTTTCATTGGACGTACGGGCCACTGCGCATTCGTTTCATCTTGGCAATTTTTGGAGAACTTCTTTCACAATGCTGGCCTGAAATATTTTGAATAG